The genomic segment TACCGATCAGGAGCGGGACGAAGAAAGCCAACGCGATCGCTTCTTCCAGCTCTTGCTCGAAGTGGCGGAGCACCGTTCCAGTGTACATCTCAGCGACGAAGAGCAGGAGAAGCCAACCGGCCCGGCGGCGCCAGAGATACGTCGGCGTCGCCCGTGTGTATGGCACTTCCAACGGCTGCGAACCACCGAGTCGCTCGATATCCTCGGTGACTTCCCGCTCGAGGATGTCCGCGACATCGTCGACGGTGATGATGCCGAGAAGCCGGTCCTGCTCGTCGACGACCGGAATCGCAAGGAGCCCTTCCTCGACGAGGAGCCGCGCAGCTTCCTCCTGGTCCGCGGTCGCCCGCACTTTGACGATATCGCGCTCCATGATCTCGCCGATGGTGCGATACGGAGGGCTCAAGACCAGATCTCGCATCGAGACCACGCCGAGCAGGTGATTGTCCTCGTCGACGACGTACGCGTAGTAGATCGTTTCCACCTCCTCAGCGACCTTGCGCAGCGCCGCGATCGCCTGATCGACCCGCACGTCAGGCAGCAACGCAACGTAGGCTGGTGTCATCCGTCCGCCGGCCGTATCCGGCGGATAGCTGAGAAGCTCCTGAAGCTCCTTCGCTTCGAGTGGCTCCATCTCTACGAGTATTTGCCGTGCCTCAGTGGGATCCAGCTGGGCGAACACGTCCGCTGCATCGTCGGGAGCCATCGCCTCGAGGACATCAGCGGCTTCCGCCGAGCTCAGTCGCTCCAGTATGTCGGCAGCATCCTGCGGATCGAGTTCAGCTAGAAATTCGCCGAAGGTCTCGTCACCCAGTAGCTCGGCGAACGCAGCCAGTTCCGCAGGCTGCAGAGCTCGGAGCAAGCCGACGAGCCGACGGTGCTCGAACAACCGCCAGAGCACTTCTTCAAGCACGTCTCGCGCGGCATGGCCGAGCCGGAGCAATACCGCTGCTGCAGGTGGAGGCCCGAGTTTCGTGAGAAGATCCGTGAACTCTTCCACGCCGAGAACCTCGACGAGTGCGACGAGCTTGGCAGGATCGAGTTCCTCGAGGATCGCTGGGAGCCACCCCTGATCGAACAGGTCCCAGAGCACTGCACGGAGCGCTTCCCGATCCTTGCGCTGGAGGGCTTCCTCGAGCATGCTCCGTACGTTCATTTCCGTCGTCATGCGGCCCCCTTCCCAGCCTCGAGCCGAGGCAGTGCTCCCGATTGCGACGCGTCCACGGCTCGCCAGCGATCTGCCCAGCGACGCATTCAGCGACCGGAGCACGATCAGGTATCCGGACCCGGTCAAGCGGGATATCCCGACGCACCAGCGCCCCCGGTACTACGGTTGGCCGCTCCCGACCGCCCCGGAGGGCCGCTGGCGGGACCTACGGGGTCAGGCGGGGGGCACGCGAGCCATCCACACTCGGATCTGAGGCGTCCACCGCTTCGTCAGTCCTTTCATCGATGCGGCACGACGGCTCCTGGGCAGTCGCCATCGCCTCGCCCAGTCTACGCCGCTCCGCCAGCGAAGGGCAATCGATGAAAGGCGGTTGGAGAACCGAGGCGCTGTTGCGATCGCAGCCCTTGTGTGCGCAAGCGTGCCCCTGAGCCCCGGAGGGTCGGTGATGCCACAATCAGACTGTCCGCCAGGGATCACCCTGGTGAGTGACGCTCCAGCGAGTGTTGGTCCGGGAAGGACGCGAACGGTGCCTGCTGAACTCGGATCCTTCGACGCCATCATCGTTGGATCGCGTATCGCCGGTTGCATCACTGCCGCCGGCTTGGCCAAGCACGGCTGGCGAGTGTTGGTCGTCGACCGTGTGGCGTTCCCTCGCTCGACGCTTTCCACGCATCTCTTCTTCTCCGACACGCTTCTTGCTCTGCATGCGTTCGGCCTCCATGTTCCCGTTCTGGCGATCCCGGCACCGCGGATCCGCTGGCTCCGCTTTCCCTACGCCGAAGCACCGTTCCCGAATCACGGCGGATACGATTTCGCACTGTGCATCAGGCGGGAGATTCTCGACACCGTTCTAGTCGAGCAACTGGGTACCAGAACGGAAATAACGTTTTTGACCCGCGCTCGCGCTCGCGATCTTCTCTGGGCCGACGGGCGAGTGCGCGGCGTCGTCGTCGAGTACGCTGGCCGGGAGTGGCGCGCACAGGCACCGTTGGTGGTGGGCGCTGATGGGCGGGATTCCACGATCGCGCGCCTCGTCGGTGCGCGTTCCTACGATCGCGTTCCGCCGCTTTTCGCCTGGTATTACACGTACTACGAAGGACTGGCCGTCGACCCCGAACCGGCAGCGCTTGCGTTCCGCGGCACGTATCCAGAGATCGGTGCCGAGTATGCCGCGGCCTTCCTCTTCCCTGCTGACCACGGATTGACGCTCGTCGGGTACGGTGTCGAACACCGCGCCTTCCGAGCGTTCCGCACGGAGGTCTACCGACATTTTGAGCAAGGTCTCGCGAAGATTCCAGCAGCATGGGAGCGTGTCTGTAGCGGGCGCCGTGTCGCGCCGATTCGTGGGACAGGTCAGCTGCCCAATTTCTTCCGAACTGCGCATGGACCAGGCTGGGTACTGGTCGGTGATGCGGGATGCCACAAGGATCCCCACACCGTTCAGGGAATGGGCGACGCCGCGCGCAGCGCCAGGATGCTCGTCGAAGAACTAGCGACGACCGACCCAGCGACGAGTGCGCTGGATCAGGCACTCGCGCGCTACGCGACACGCCGCGATCACGATCTGCAGCCGATGTACGACTTTACCACGTTTCGCCTGCGCCAGCGCATTCCAGAGGCAATCTGGGAACGCTTCGAGGCACGATCACGTGAGGACCCGGAACTCGCCGCGCTCCGCATCGCCGCGATGGTTCACGCCATCGATCCGCGTGCAGTGTATTCGGAGGAGCAGCTTACCCAACTCGCTACAGGGAAACCGATCGACCCTCCGGGGCGCTCGACCTCAGCCCAGAACGAACGCTTATAGTTCGTCCAAGAAAACCGAACACCGTGCTGTCTCCACGCCACGATTAGGGGTATCATTGGTATGCGACATCCGCCGGCAGGTGGTGTGTGCTGTTCGGAATCTAGGCGCAGGCACCACCCCGCAGAGTCGGTGTCAGCACGCACGAGGTGGGTTGGTGTGATGCAGGATGTGCGAGACGCGTTGGAGCGCCTGACCGGGCTCAATGTCGGCTATGTCATCGCATTGTATGAGGAGTTCCGGCGAGACCCTTCGGCCGTCGATCCGAGTTGGCGAGCGTTCTTCGAGCAGTGGGGACCTCGCCTCGCCGAACTCGAAGCGCCGACGCCGGCCGCCGTCGTAACCGGGCCGGCGTTCGATTTTTCGAAGGTGGCGGCGACCGTGCAGCTGGCGCAACGGATTCGCCACCGCGGGCACCGTGCCGCCCGGCTCGATCCGCTCGGCAGCTCTCCGCCCGGGGATCCGGCGCTCGATCCCGCCTATCACGGGTTGACCGAAGACGACCTTGCCCAACTGCCCGCGGCTCTGGTCGGAGGGCCAGTGGCGCAGGACGCTCCGAATGCACTCGTCGCTATCGACCGTCTCCGCCAAATCTATTGCGGCACCATCGGGTTCGATTACGGGCATATTCAGGAGCGTGCCGAACGGGAGTGGCTCGAGGACGCGATCGAGTCCGGGCGCTATCGCGTCCAGCTCGACGCTGAGGGGAAGCGCGCCCTTTTGGAGCGTCTGACTGCGGTCGAGGTCTTCGAGCGCTACCTCCATCGTGCCTTCGTCGGGCAAAAGCGCTTCTCGATCGAAGGTACCGACATGCTGGTGCCGATCCTCGACGAGGTGCTTCGCCAGGTGGCCGCCGCTGGCATCCCGAAGGTCGCCATGGGTATGGCCCATCGCGGCCGGTTGAACGTCCTGGCACACGTTCTGGGGAAGCCGTACGAACAGATCCTCGCGGAGTTCATGGGACTCGACCACCGGGAGTCGGTCGCGCAGACGGAAGGTGGCACGCTCGGCTACACCGGCGACGTCAAGTACCATATGGGCGGCGTCCGTGCCACGGGCGAACTCCAAGTCATCCTCGCCAACAATCCCAGCCATCTCGAGTTCGTCGACCCGGTCGTTGAGGGAATGGCCCGCGCCCTGCAGGAACGCCGCGATCAGCCTGGCTTCCCGACGCAGGACGTCGATGCCTGCCTTCCGATTCTGATCCACGGGGATGCGGCCTTCACCGGCGAGGGGATTGTTGCTGAGACGCTCAACATGAGCGGCATTCCCGGATACTCGACCGGTGGAACGATCCACATCATCGTCAACAATCAGCTCGGCTACACGACCGAACCACAAGAAGGCCGTTCGACGCTGTACGCGTCGGATCCAGCGCGCGGCTTCGAAATTCCTGTCTTCCACGTCAACGCTGACGATCCCGAGGCTTGCTTGACGGCAGCTCGTCTCGCGTTCGCGTATCGGCAACGCTTCCACAAGGACGTTCTGATCGATCTCATCGGTTATCGCCGGTGGGGGCACAACGAGGCGGACGAACCGACCTTCACGCAGCCGGTTCTGTACCGGGTTATCAGCCAGCATCCCACCGTGCGCGAGCTCTGGGCCAAGCGCCTCCTCGCTGAGGGGATCGTGACCGAGGAAGAAGCGAACGCGCTCGAACGACGCTACTTCTCGTTACTCCAAGAGATCCGGCAGAAGCTACAGAGCGAAGCGAAGCCCACGCTCCTCACCAATGGTTCCTCGAACGGGGATCGACGCACGCCGAGTGTCACGACGAGCGTCCCCCTCGATCGACTCAAGGAGCTCAATCGGCAGGCACATTCCCTACCCGAAGGCTTCCACCTCAACCCGAAGATGCATCGCCAGCTGCAGCGGCGCCTCGAGGCCGTGGAGCGCGAGGAACAGGTCGACTGGGCACACGCCGAACTCCTCGCCTTCGCCTCCCTGCTCGCCGAGGGGGTACCGATCCGGCTGGCGGGTCAGGATACGATTCGTGGCACCTTCAGTCAGCGCCACGTCGCGTTCTACGACTTCGAGACCGGAGAACGCGTCATTCCCTTGCAACGGATGCCAGCTGCACGAGCGAGCTTCGCGGCGTACAACAGCCCGCTTTCCGAGGCAGCACCACTCGGCTTCGAGTACGGGTACAGCGTTCAGGCTCCCGAAGCGCTGGTGCTGTGGGAAGCGCAATTCGGTGACTTCGCGAACGTCGCCCAGGTGATCATCGACCAGTTCATCGTGAGCGGCTGGGCCAAGTGGCGCCAGCGCTCCGCTCTCGTGCTTCTCCTGCCGCACGGTTACGAGGGGCAGGGACCCGAGCATTCCAGTGCACGCCTCGAACGCTTCCTCCAGCTCGCGGCAGAAGACAACGTGCGGATCGCCAACTGCACCACGGCTGCCCAGTACTTCCACTTGCTCCGTCGGCAAGCTGCCCTCCGAGCGGTCGATCCACGTCCGCTCGTCGTGATGACACCGAAGAGTTTGTTGCGCCACCCACGGGCGATGTCAGCGGTGCGGGAACTCGCCGAAGGCACCTTCCAGCCAGTCCTCGATGACCCGCACGCGGCCGATCGGCGTGAGGAAGTGACACGGCTTATCTTCTGCAGCGGAAAGGTCTACGTCGACCTCGTGACGAGCCCGCAGTTCTCAGAAGCACGCACCGTGGCGATTCTCCGTCTGGAGGAGCTGTATCCGTTCCCGGAACTCGAAATCGCCGCTCTCTTGTCGCGCTACCCCAATGCGCGGGATGTGGTCTGGCTGCAGGAAGAGCCTAAGAACATGGGTGCCTGGACGTTCGTCCAACCGCGTCTCCAGGCGCTGCTCGGCGACCGCACGTTGCGCTACATCGGTCGACCCGAACGAGCGAGTCCGGCCGAAGGTCACGCCGATGCGCACGAACGCGAACAAGCGCGCATCATCGCGGAAGCCTTCGCTGGCGTACCGGAACCGGCTGTGCCGGCCTGATGCGGAAGCAGAGGGAGTAGGATGGCAGTCGAAGTCCGTGTCCCGCAGATGGGGGAATCGATCGTCGAAGCCGTGATCGGTGCCTGGCGCAAG from the Thermomicrobium sp. 4228-Ro genome contains:
- the mgtE gene encoding magnesium transporter, translated to MTTEMNVRSMLEEALQRKDREALRAVLWDLFDQGWLPAILEELDPAKLVALVEVLGVEEFTDLLTKLGPPPAAAVLLRLGHAARDVLEEVLWRLFEHRRLVGLLRALQPAELAAFAELLGDETFGEFLAELDPQDAADILERLSSAEAADVLEAMAPDDAADVFAQLDPTEARQILVEMEPLEAKELQELLSYPPDTAGGRMTPAYVALLPDVRVDQAIAALRKVAEEVETIYYAYVVDEDNHLLGVVSMRDLVLSPPYRTIGEIMERDIVKVRATADQEEAARLLVEEGLLAIPVVDEQDRLLGIITVDDVADILEREVTEDIERLGGSQPLEVPYTRATPTYLWRRRAGWLLLLFVAEMYTGTVLRHFEQELEEAIALAFFVPLLIGTGGNAGSQVVTTLVRAMAVEGISLRDFFRIFPKEFIAGLLAGLTMGIAGFLRAEILGVDPAISLTVGTALFCIVLWAVTVATLLPLALKRLGIDPAVVSSPFIATLVDGTGLVIYFNVARFILGLHS
- a CDS encoding NAD(P)/FAD-dependent oxidoreductase; the protein is MPAELGSFDAIIVGSRIAGCITAAGLAKHGWRVLVVDRVAFPRSTLSTHLFFSDTLLALHAFGLHVPVLAIPAPRIRWLRFPYAEAPFPNHGGYDFALCIRREILDTVLVEQLGTRTEITFLTRARARDLLWADGRVRGVVVEYAGREWRAQAPLVVGADGRDSTIARLVGARSYDRVPPLFAWYYTYYEGLAVDPEPAALAFRGTYPEIGAEYAAAFLFPADHGLTLVGYGVEHRAFRAFRTEVYRHFEQGLAKIPAAWERVCSGRRVAPIRGTGQLPNFFRTAHGPGWVLVGDAGCHKDPHTVQGMGDAARSARMLVEELATTDPATSALDQALARYATRRDHDLQPMYDFTTFRLRQRIPEAIWERFEARSREDPELAALRIAAMVHAIDPRAVYSEEQLTQLATGKPIDPPGRSTSAQNERL
- a CDS encoding 2-oxoglutarate dehydrogenase E1 component; this translates as MQDVRDALERLTGLNVGYVIALYEEFRRDPSAVDPSWRAFFEQWGPRLAELEAPTPAAVVTGPAFDFSKVAATVQLAQRIRHRGHRAARLDPLGSSPPGDPALDPAYHGLTEDDLAQLPAALVGGPVAQDAPNALVAIDRLRQIYCGTIGFDYGHIQERAEREWLEDAIESGRYRVQLDAEGKRALLERLTAVEVFERYLHRAFVGQKRFSIEGTDMLVPILDEVLRQVAAAGIPKVAMGMAHRGRLNVLAHVLGKPYEQILAEFMGLDHRESVAQTEGGTLGYTGDVKYHMGGVRATGELQVILANNPSHLEFVDPVVEGMARALQERRDQPGFPTQDVDACLPILIHGDAAFTGEGIVAETLNMSGIPGYSTGGTIHIIVNNQLGYTTEPQEGRSTLYASDPARGFEIPVFHVNADDPEACLTAARLAFAYRQRFHKDVLIDLIGYRRWGHNEADEPTFTQPVLYRVISQHPTVRELWAKRLLAEGIVTEEEANALERRYFSLLQEIRQKLQSEAKPTLLTNGSSNGDRRTPSVTTSVPLDRLKELNRQAHSLPEGFHLNPKMHRQLQRRLEAVEREEQVDWAHAELLAFASLLAEGVPIRLAGQDTIRGTFSQRHVAFYDFETGERVIPLQRMPAARASFAAYNSPLSEAAPLGFEYGYSVQAPEALVLWEAQFGDFANVAQVIIDQFIVSGWAKWRQRSALVLLLPHGYEGQGPEHSSARLERFLQLAAEDNVRIANCTTAAQYFHLLRRQAALRAVDPRPLVVMTPKSLLRHPRAMSAVRELAEGTFQPVLDDPHAADRREEVTRLIFCSGKVYVDLVTSPQFSEARTVAILRLEELYPFPELEIAALLSRYPNARDVVWLQEEPKNMGAWTFVQPRLQALLGDRTLRYIGRPERASPAEGHADAHEREQARIIAEAFAGVPEPAVPA